The Equus quagga isolate Etosha38 chromosome 12, UCLA_HA_Equagga_1.0, whole genome shotgun sequence genome includes a region encoding these proteins:
- the CSTF1 gene encoding cleavage stimulation factor subunit 1 isoform X2 translates to MENDDTAVQYAIGRSDTVAPGTGIDLEFDADVQTMSPEASEYETCYVTSHKGPCRVATYSRDGQLIATGSADASIKILDTERMLAKSAMPIEVMMNETAQQNMENHPVIRTLYDHVDEVTCLAFHPTEQILASGSRDYTLKLFDYSKPSAKRAFKYIQEAEMLRSISFHPSGDFILVGTQHPTLRLYDINTFQCFVSCNPQDQHTDAICSVNYNPSANMYVTGSKDGCIKLWDGVSNRCITTFEKAHDGAEVCSAIFSKNSKYILSSGKDSVAKLWEISTGRTLVRYTGAGLSGRQVHRTQAVFNHTEDYVLLPDERTISLCCWDSRTAERRNLLSLGHNNIVRCIVHSPTNPGFMTCSDDFRARFWYRRSTTD, encoded by the exons ATGGAAAATGATGATACTGCAGTTCAGTATGCAATTGGTCGTTCAGATACAGTTGCCCCTGGCACAGGAATTGACCTGGAATTTGATGCAGATGTCCAGACCATGTCCCCAGAGGCTTCAGAGTATGAAACATGCTATGTCACATCCCATAAAGGACCCTGCCGGGTAGCTACCTATAGTAGAGATGGACAGTTAATAGCTACTGGATCTGCTGATGCTTCCATAAAGATACTTGACACAGAAAGAATGTTGGCCAAAAGCGCCATGCCCATTGAG GTCATGATGAATGAGACTGCACAACAGAATATGGAAAACCACCCAGTGATTCGAACTCTTTATGACCATGTGGATGAAGTCACGTGTCTTGCTTTCCATCCAACAGAACAGATCCTTGCCTCTGGTTCAAGGGATTATACTcttaaattatttgattattcCAAACCATCTGCAAAAAGAGCCTTCAAATACATCCAG GAAGCTGAAATGTTACGCtccatttcttttcatccttctgGAGACTTTATACTTGTTGGGACTCAGCATCCTACTCTTCGGCTTTATGATATCAACACATTTCAATGTTTTGTCTCTTGTAATCCTCAAGATCAACACACCGATGCTATATGTTCTGTCAATTACAATCCTAGTGCCAATATGTATGTAACTGGTAGCAAGGACGGCTGCATCAAATTATGGGACGGTGTTTCAAATCGATGCATCACAACTTTTGAGAAAGCACATGACGGTGCTGAAGTCTGTTCTgccattttttccaaaaattctaAATACATTCTCTCAAGTGGAAAAGACTCTGTAGCTAAACTTTGGGAAATTTCAACAGGACGCACGCTGGTCCGGTACACAG GCGCTGGCTTGAGCGGGCGGCAGGTGCACCGGACGCAGGCTGTCTTCAACCACACGGAGGACTACGTGCTGCTGCCTGATGAGAGGACCATCAGTCTCTGCTGCTGGGACTCGCGGACCGCCGAGCGCCGCAACCTGCTCTCCCTGGGCCACAACAACATTGTGCGCTGCATCGTGCACTCGCCCACGAACCCCGGCTTCATGACATGCAGCGACGACTTCAGGGCACGGTTTTGGTACCGGAGATCAACCACGGACTAG
- the CSTF1 gene encoding cleavage stimulation factor subunit 1 isoform X1 yields the protein MYRTKVGLRDRQQLYKLIISQLLYDGYISIANGLINEIKPQSVCAPSEQLLHLIKLGMENDDTAVQYAIGRSDTVAPGTGIDLEFDADVQTMSPEASEYETCYVTSHKGPCRVATYSRDGQLIATGSADASIKILDTERMLAKSAMPIEVMMNETAQQNMENHPVIRTLYDHVDEVTCLAFHPTEQILASGSRDYTLKLFDYSKPSAKRAFKYIQEAEMLRSISFHPSGDFILVGTQHPTLRLYDINTFQCFVSCNPQDQHTDAICSVNYNPSANMYVTGSKDGCIKLWDGVSNRCITTFEKAHDGAEVCSAIFSKNSKYILSSGKDSVAKLWEISTGRTLVRYTGAGLSGRQVHRTQAVFNHTEDYVLLPDERTISLCCWDSRTAERRNLLSLGHNNIVRCIVHSPTNPGFMTCSDDFRARFWYRRSTTD from the exons ATGTACAGGACTAAAGTGGGCCTGAGGGACCGCCAGCAGCTCTACAAGCTGATCATTAGCCAGCTGCTCTACGACGGCTACATCAGCATTGCTAACGGCCTCATCAATGAGATCAAGCCTCAGTCTGTCTGCGCGCCCTCGGAGCAGCTCCTGCATCTCATCAAACTAG GAATGGAAAATGATGATACTGCAGTTCAGTATGCAATTGGTCGTTCAGATACAGTTGCCCCTGGCACAGGAATTGACCTGGAATTTGATGCAGATGTCCAGACCATGTCCCCAGAGGCTTCAGAGTATGAAACATGCTATGTCACATCCCATAAAGGACCCTGCCGGGTAGCTACCTATAGTAGAGATGGACAGTTAATAGCTACTGGATCTGCTGATGCTTCCATAAAGATACTTGACACAGAAAGAATGTTGGCCAAAAGCGCCATGCCCATTGAG GTCATGATGAATGAGACTGCACAACAGAATATGGAAAACCACCCAGTGATTCGAACTCTTTATGACCATGTGGATGAAGTCACGTGTCTTGCTTTCCATCCAACAGAACAGATCCTTGCCTCTGGTTCAAGGGATTATACTcttaaattatttgattattcCAAACCATCTGCAAAAAGAGCCTTCAAATACATCCAG GAAGCTGAAATGTTACGCtccatttcttttcatccttctgGAGACTTTATACTTGTTGGGACTCAGCATCCTACTCTTCGGCTTTATGATATCAACACATTTCAATGTTTTGTCTCTTGTAATCCTCAAGATCAACACACCGATGCTATATGTTCTGTCAATTACAATCCTAGTGCCAATATGTATGTAACTGGTAGCAAGGACGGCTGCATCAAATTATGGGACGGTGTTTCAAATCGATGCATCACAACTTTTGAGAAAGCACATGACGGTGCTGAAGTCTGTTCTgccattttttccaaaaattctaAATACATTCTCTCAAGTGGAAAAGACTCTGTAGCTAAACTTTGGGAAATTTCAACAGGACGCACGCTGGTCCGGTACACAG GCGCTGGCTTGAGCGGGCGGCAGGTGCACCGGACGCAGGCTGTCTTCAACCACACGGAGGACTACGTGCTGCTGCCTGATGAGAGGACCATCAGTCTCTGCTGCTGGGACTCGCGGACCGCCGAGCGCCGCAACCTGCTCTCCCTGGGCCACAACAACATTGTGCGCTGCATCGTGCACTCGCCCACGAACCCCGGCTTCATGACATGCAGCGACGACTTCAGGGCACGGTTTTGGTACCGGAGATCAACCACGGACTAG